From a region of the Kwoniella mangroviensis CBS 8507 chromosome 1 map unlocalized Ctg01, whole genome shotgun sequence genome:
- a CDS encoding protein disulfide-isomerase domain — MRIPRFLLSALTLTLALGGASGASIDKRDDFELRQLTDDNFRSETARGVWLVEHFSPKCSHCRAFAPTWTQMAKDKQHLERLSGFHMAQVNCLAQGDLCNANGIKFYPQLMLYVDGEAKPHYTGDRSYGDLEKFINERVTEYTQNHSVAGKDEQQEGSNGGRPNPDGQVMEIDEKQFEEYKEQGPVMVEFYAPWCGHCKKLRPTYEKLAEAMKGKLNIVAVDCENHKGFCKNAGIQGYPTIRMYHHGTRTDHNGARSLDKLKVFAEKAVQVTTLQSIKFDEFDSIVKSDEAFFLYLQNYDTTVADVKSVKSALEPLLGAVPAYTSSDPQFYQQLSVANPPPTSVLFAFSSFSSRPVGSLSFPASEDSLKRFIQSHRFPTLVELTGSNYNAIMNSDTRAIVVLGALHKADEGQKEKEKLAEVAKAWKRGGRPFSQPVWFVWVDGEKWSGWLKQQYSIKKSQLPSAVVIDTPQNEYYDTTIEGTEITFDGASIFSVLEGVYQHFLRPKRIESTLEWGSRSAAATLINFGQMSVDHPLLALVLLVGAVGLFVGLLQKCNGRDMKDNGTPVGGPRLD; from the exons ATGCGAATACCTCGATTTCTCCtctcagctttgactttgactttggctCTCGGCGGCGCGTCAGGAGCATCGATAGATAAACGAGATGACTTCGAACTTCGTCAATTGACAGATGACAATTTCCGATCAGAGACGGCTCGAGGTGTATG GCTCGTCGAGCACTTTTCCCCGAAAT GTTCCCACTGTAGAGCTTTCGCACCGACTTGGACCCAGATGGCCAAGGACAAACAGCATCTGGAAAGATTATCAGGATTCCATATGGCTCAGGTGAACTGCTTAGCTCAAGGTGATCTGTGTAATGCAAATGGTATCAAATTCT ATCCTCAATTGATGCTTTACGTTGATGGGGAAGCCAAACCGCATTATACCGGAGATAGATCATATGGAGATTTAGAAAAATTCATCAATGAGAGAGTGACCGAATACACTCAGAACCACTCAGTGGCTGGGAAGGATGAGCAACAAGAGGGTTCGAATGGTGGTAGACCGAATCCTGATGGGCAGGTAATGGAGATCGACGAGAAGCAGTTCGAAGAGTACAAAGAACAAGGACCTGTCATGGTGGAATTTTATGCTCCTTGGTGTGGACA CTGCAAAAAGCTTAGACCAA CATACGAGAAACTGGCCGAGGCAATGAAGGGAAAGCTCAACATAGTAGCTGTCGACTGTGAGAACCATAAGGGGTTCTGCAAAAATGCTGGGATCCAAGGATATCCAACCATTCGAAT GTATCACCACGGTACAAGAACAGATCATAATGGGGCTAGATCTCTGGATAAACTCAAAGTATTCGCTGAGAAGGCAGTACAAGT TACGACTTTGCAATCCATCAAATTCGACGAGTTCGATTCTATAGTCAAGTCTGATGAAGCGTTCTTCCTGTATCTTCAGAATTACGATACAACCGTAGCCGATGTG AAATCAGTCAAGTCTGCTCTTGAACCACTCCTTGGTGCTGTACCAGCCTATACTTCTTCCGATCCCCAATTCTATCAACAACTATCAGTagccaatccacctcctACATCAGTCTTATTCgcattctcttccttttcctcgCGTCCGGTCGGATCATTGTCCTTCCCAGCATCTGAAGATAGCTTGAAACGATTCATACAATCACATCGATTCCCTACACTGGTCGAGTTGACAGGTAGTAACTATAACGCCATCATGAACTCCGATACTCGAGCTATAGTGGTTTTAGGAGCTTTGCACAAAGCAGACGAAGgtcagaaggagaaagagaaattggcAGAAGTGGCTAAAGCCTGgaaaagaggtggtagaCCTTTCTCACAACCTGTTTGGTTCGTTTGGGTAGATGGTGAGAAATGGAGTGGTTGGTTGAAGCAGCAATACAG TATCAAGAAATCTCAACTCCCATCTGCTGTTGTCATCGATACTCCT CAAAATGAGTATTACGATACCACGATAGAAGGCACTGAGATCACCTTTGACGGAGCGAGTATATTCTCAGTACTGGAAGGTGTATACCAGCACTTTCTTCGACCGAAGAGGATAGAATCAACCTTGGAATGGGGATCAAGAAGTGCTGCTGcgactttgatcaatttcggA CAAATGAGTGTGGATCACCCATTACTCGCCCTCGTTTTGCTTGTAGGGGCAGTCGGACTGTTTGTCGGCTTGTTGCAGAAATGCAATGGTAGGGATATGAAAGATAATGGCACACCTGTGGGAGGACCCAGGTTGGATTAA